One genomic region from Blastococcus sp. Marseille-P5729 encodes:
- a CDS encoding IS3 family transposase (programmed frameshift): MNRKYSPEMRERALRMLAETRPSHPNMMSAVRHVAGLLGMSPETLRIWQRRYEVDAGVKPGLTSDAAAEIKRLQKENAELRKANEILKAASVFFAKGARPPLTEMIRFINEYRDRFGVELVCRVLRPAVQGFLTARGYRAAVGRAPSARQLKDELLIPEVARLHAENYGVYGRRKMHALMRRQGWEIGRDQTERLMRLAGVRGVRKSKRVFTTRADKTTVLPSDLVNRRFTAPAPRRLWVCDVTYVATWSGFAYVAFVTDVYSRRIVGWNVASTLRSEILPMQALDMAAWNVGGRLDGLIHHADHGSNYTAMVYTDRIVELGAVPSTGTVGDSFDNAMAEAVNNLYKTELIRQQGPWRTVEQVELATLEWVWWWNNQRLHGELDMCTPAEVEQAYYADLESANPAPAGQGSR, from the exons ATGAACAGGAAGTACTCGCCGGAGATGCGTGAGCGGGCGTTGCGGATGCTCGCGGAGACGCGGCCGTCGCACCCGAACATGATGAGCGCGGTCCGTCACGTCGCTGGGCTGCTGGGGATGAGTCCGGAGACGCTGCGGATCTGGCAGCGCCGTTACGAGGTCGACGCAGGCGTGAAGCCGGGGCTGACGTCGGATGCGGCGGCTGAGATCAAGCGGCTGCAGAAGGAGAATGCCGAGCTGCGCAAGGCGAATGAGATCCTCAAGGCTGCGAGCGTGTTTTTCGCGA AAGGAGCTCGACCGCCCCTGACCGAGATGATCCGGTTCATCAACGAGTACCGGGATCGTTTCGGGGTCGAGCTCGTCTGCCGGGTGCTGCGCCCGGCAGTGCAGGGCTTCCTCACCGCGCGCGGCTATCGCGCTGCGGTCGGTCGCGCGCCGTCGGCCCGGCAGTTGAAGGACGAACTCCTCATCCCGGAGGTCGCCAGGTTGCATGCGGAGAACTACGGCGTCTACGGGCGCCGGAAGATGCACGCGCTGATGCGTCGGCAGGGGTGGGAGATCGGCCGGGATCAGACCGAACGCCTCATGCGCCTCGCCGGTGTTCGCGGCGTCCGTAAGTCGAAGAGGGTGTTCACCACCCGCGCCGACAAGACCACAGTGCTGCCGAGCGATCTCGTGAACCGCCGGTTCACGGCGCCAGCACCGCGGCGGCTCTGGGTCTGCGACGTGACCTACGTCGCGACGTGGTCCGGGTTCGCCTACGTCGCGTTCGTCACGGACGTCTACTCGAGGCGCATCGTCGGGTGGAACGTTGCGTCGACGCTGCGGTCGGAGATCCTTCCGATGCAGGCCCTCGACATGGCCGCCTGGAACGTCGGCGGCCGCCTCGACGGGCTGATCCATCACGCGGATCACGGGTCGAACTACACCGCGATGGTCTACACCGACCGGATCGTCGAACTCGGCGCAGTCCCCTCCACGGGAACGGTCGGCGACAGCTTCGACAACGCGATGGCCGAGGCGGTGAACAACCTCTACAAGACCGAGCTGATCCGTCAGCAAGGGCCCTGGCGGACGGTCGAGCAGGTCGAGCTCGCGACGCTCGAGTGGGTGTGGTGGTGGAACAACCAGCGGCTCCACGGCGAGCTCGACATGTGCACCCCCGCCGAGGTCGAACAGGCGTATTACGCTGACCTCGAATCCGCCAATCCGGCACCTGCCGGACAAGGCTCCCGATAG
- a CDS encoding N-acetylmuramoyl-L-alanine amidase, translating to MKWTPQYMSTIKAATLHHSADGNNYSASDVPRLMRSIYHYQAVTLGWGDIGYNVVVDKFGRAWEGRAGGLDKPVVGAHAGGFNRETFGVSMLGNYDLVSVPGVVQEKVAQLIAWKFGLHGVSPTGTTSLTQYGGGGTTAKFKDGTTVALPTIFGHRDVGNTVCPGRYGYPTLSWIRGRAAELTSQYNLVYDRKMVTNTGGVPVLNNPWSGASVAGQLNAWTEVLAMNETSNGYTKVAYLGAYRWVQTDWLSAAPGVTRAFYTTTSGIPVYLAPGWNQLGTIAVNNIVYADDIERNGYIHIRYGTYGGWIPKQWVTSSIPASAAPTGQPTPTREFVANTSGIMVLSSASWTSPVIGTISQGTVVKAGPETINGLVRIVYGSSGGWVSARWLAANPTPSRTLYTNTNNIPVYFGPDSGFQRLGLLPAGQAVYAGVELEGYVHIVYGKHGGWIPKQWTNTWARTNPPPDELIYTNTGGVPAYSDPSTSATLLGTYGANVPLYADDDLVDGMMHVWYGSSGAWIPAQWTVSNPPAQKSYRTNTGGVPVYLGPGTGYYYAGALAASTAVAGMSAPQNGFIRIQFGNSGGWVPQQWLESPPAGPVVPGVTNTGGVPVYLGPGPGYAHWRTVDAHTNLSLSTTAVNGYLHVQLGDGSSGWISRSWISYNPPTTRQLTAITSGIPVYLGPGPGFARIWPDVSVGTKVNASSTETNGYVWINYGSTGGWVARKWFG from the coding sequence ATGAAGTGGACGCCGCAGTACATGTCCACGATAAAGGCGGCCACGCTCCATCACAGCGCGGACGGCAACAACTACTCGGCGTCCGATGTTCCGAGGCTGATGCGCTCCATCTACCACTATCAGGCGGTCACGCTCGGTTGGGGAGACATCGGCTACAACGTCGTCGTCGACAAGTTCGGTCGCGCCTGGGAGGGACGCGCAGGAGGCCTCGACAAACCCGTTGTAGGCGCCCACGCCGGCGGGTTCAATCGGGAGACCTTTGGCGTGTCCATGCTCGGCAACTATGACCTGGTTAGTGTCCCGGGCGTGGTGCAGGAGAAGGTTGCCCAGCTGATCGCGTGGAAGTTTGGACTGCACGGGGTTAGCCCGACCGGCACGACGAGCCTCACCCAGTACGGCGGAGGTGGCACTACCGCGAAGTTCAAAGATGGAACGACGGTCGCGCTACCCACCATCTTCGGCCACCGAGACGTCGGCAACACCGTCTGCCCGGGCCGCTATGGATACCCCACGCTGTCCTGGATCCGCGGTCGGGCAGCGGAGCTGACGAGCCAGTACAACCTCGTGTACGACCGCAAGATGGTCACCAACACCGGCGGCGTGCCGGTGCTGAACAACCCCTGGAGTGGGGCGTCGGTAGCCGGCCAGCTCAACGCCTGGACCGAGGTGCTCGCCATGAACGAGACTTCGAACGGCTACACCAAGGTCGCCTACTTGGGCGCATATCGCTGGGTTCAGACGGACTGGCTGTCGGCAGCACCCGGAGTCACGCGGGCCTTCTACACCACGACCAGTGGAATCCCTGTCTATCTGGCGCCGGGCTGGAATCAGCTCGGAACCATCGCCGTGAACAACATCGTGTACGCCGACGACATCGAACGCAACGGTTACATCCATATCCGGTACGGCACATACGGCGGCTGGATCCCGAAGCAATGGGTGACCTCGTCAATCCCCGCGTCCGCCGCACCAACGGGACAACCTACGCCGACACGAGAATTCGTCGCCAATACCAGTGGGATCATGGTGTTGTCGTCGGCATCATGGACCTCGCCGGTCATCGGCACCATTTCCCAGGGCACCGTGGTGAAAGCCGGGCCGGAGACGATCAACGGTCTCGTGCGGATCGTGTACGGTTCGTCCGGCGGCTGGGTGAGCGCCCGGTGGCTCGCGGCGAACCCGACACCTTCGCGCACTCTCTACACGAATACCAACAACATCCCGGTGTACTTTGGCCCGGACTCAGGATTCCAACGGCTTGGACTGCTCCCAGCGGGCCAGGCAGTCTACGCCGGCGTTGAACTCGAGGGCTATGTGCACATCGTCTACGGCAAGCACGGCGGCTGGATCCCGAAGCAATGGACGAATACCTGGGCCAGGACAAACCCGCCCCCAGACGAGCTCATATACACCAATACCGGGGGTGTTCCGGCCTACTCCGATCCGAGTACCAGCGCGACGCTTCTGGGTACCTATGGTGCGAATGTCCCACTGTACGCCGACGATGACCTCGTCGACGGCATGATGCATGTGTGGTACGGCTCGAGTGGCGCGTGGATCCCGGCTCAGTGGACCGTGAGCAACCCTCCCGCGCAGAAGTCCTACCGCACCAACACCGGCGGCGTGCCCGTGTACCTGGGGCCCGGCACCGGCTATTACTACGCGGGCGCGCTCGCTGCCAGCACGGCGGTGGCCGGGATGTCCGCGCCACAGAACGGCTTCATTCGGATTCAGTTCGGAAACAGTGGTGGGTGGGTTCCCCAGCAGTGGTTGGAGAGTCCACCTGCGGGGCCGGTCGTGCCTGGAGTCACGAATACCGGCGGAGTACCCGTCTACCTCGGCCCCGGGCCCGGTTATGCGCACTGGCGGACCGTGGACGCCCACACAAACCTATCGCTGTCGACCACCGCGGTGAACGGCTATTTGCACGTGCAGCTGGGCGATGGCTCAAGTGGCTGGATCTCACGGTCCTGGATTTCCTACAACCCGCCGACGACGCGGCAATTGACCGCCATAACCAGCGGCATACCCGTCTACCTCGGTCCTGGTCCCGGCTTTGCGCGGATATGGCCCGACGTCTCTGTCGGCACCAAGGTGAACGCCTCGAGCACCGAGACCAACGGGTACGTCTGGATCAACTACGGGTCCACCGGCGGCTGGGTCGCCCGCAAGTGGTTCGGCTGA